The following are encoded in a window of Aerococcus sanguinicola genomic DNA:
- a CDS encoding manganese-dependent inorganic pyrophosphatase has product MSKILVFGHQNPDTDAITSAITYSHLLNQLGEEAEAIALGDLNPETQFALEHFSVQAPRVLKKVAAETDRVALVDHNEFQQSAEDIREVDIHSVVDHHRIANFETASPLAYTARPVGCTQTVIYGLYQVHGVEVTKEIAGLMLSGLISDTLLLKSPTCTEEDRKLASKLAEIAGIDLEAYGLDMLRAGADVSEKSALEIADGDAKSFEMNGHSVRIGQVNVVDVNDVLKRKDDMLQVMQKETAEKGYDAFFLVVTNILTNDSEGLLVANVDLVEHFEKAFAGEIVDSQIALPGLVSRKKQIVPPLTEAFEEA; this is encoded by the coding sequence GTGAGTAAAATTCTTGTTTTTGGACACCAAAATCCAGACACAGATGCCATTACATCTGCTATCACTTACAGTCATTTATTAAATCAATTGGGTGAGGAGGCTGAAGCCATCGCTCTTGGCGACTTAAACCCAGAGACCCAGTTTGCTTTAGAGCATTTCTCTGTCCAAGCCCCACGTGTGCTTAAGAAAGTAGCTGCAGAAACAGATCGCGTGGCCTTAGTGGACCACAACGAATTCCAACAATCTGCTGAAGATATCCGTGAGGTTGACATCCATTCTGTAGTGGACCACCACCGGATTGCTAATTTCGAGACGGCTTCACCTTTGGCCTATACCGCTCGCCCCGTAGGCTGTACCCAGACGGTCATTTATGGCCTCTACCAAGTCCATGGCGTTGAAGTGACTAAGGAAATCGCAGGTTTAATGCTTTCTGGTCTGATTTCTGATACCTTGCTCTTGAAATCACCAACTTGTACCGAAGAAGACCGTAAATTAGCCAGCAAGCTCGCTGAAATTGCTGGAATCGACCTTGAAGCTTATGGTCTCGACATGCTGCGGGCAGGGGCCGACGTTTCTGAAAAATCTGCCTTGGAAATCGCAGATGGCGACGCTAAGTCCTTCGAAATGAACGGTCACTCCGTTCGCATCGGCCAAGTCAACGTGGTAGATGTCAATGACGTCCTCAAGCGTAAAGACGACATGCTCCAAGTCATGCAAAAAGAAACCGCAGAAAAGGGCTATGACGCTTTCTTCCTCGTGGTTACCAATATCTTAACCAATGATTCAGAAGGCTTACTAGTTGCTAATGTCGACCTTGTCGAACACTTTGAAAAAGCCTTTGCTGGTGAGATCGTTGACTCTCAAATCGCCTTACCAGGCTTAGTATCTCGGAAAAAACAAATTGTACCTCCTTTAACTGAAGCTTTCGAAGAAGCTTAG
- the trkA gene encoding Trk system potassium transporter TrkA, with protein sequence MKKMEIVVVGGGELGQELCYLLNKEGHEITLIDQSQQVIDKLIEVLDIQGICGTATNLDTLLEANVDRCDVFISVTNLDEVNIISAILAEKIGARYRIVRSRSGEYTANEDFIREHLGINYVINQDKEAAKEIVTVLDYPAAIHVEKFYHDRIKLLQIRLTAYSPILNWSVAQVRQKLSDIVICLVERGDHVFIPHGDDYLRQDDQIHIIATNEVLSQSAYIAGHKQRANYRSVMIIGGSRINRYLVPLLDKRGIHVKLIEKDLKRAELLADEIDQAEIILGDGTDQRFLREHRIDRHDIVISMTDSDEENLMLSLFAHEEGVKKNITKVNRPKLVRLLNAENLDVIVSPRISVSDAIIRHVRAIPENNSALLGYARLAVDKEIAEAMEFQVSAQDRVTQAPIKDLAIKDHVLLGMIVRQDRLHIPSGDDQLQAGDDVLIFTSCRDVFSLDDILERGERA encoded by the coding sequence ATGAAAAAAATGGAAATTGTGGTGGTTGGAGGGGGCGAACTCGGCCAAGAATTATGCTATCTTCTCAATAAGGAAGGGCACGAGATCACCTTAATCGACCAGTCCCAGCAAGTCATCGACAAGTTGATTGAAGTTCTAGATATCCAAGGTATCTGCGGGACAGCAACCAACTTAGATACCTTGTTGGAAGCCAATGTGGACCGCTGTGACGTCTTTATCAGCGTCACCAACTTGGATGAAGTGAATATTATCTCAGCCATCCTAGCTGAAAAAATTGGCGCCCGCTACCGGATTGTCCGCTCACGCTCGGGGGAATATACGGCCAATGAAGACTTCATCCGCGAGCACCTGGGCATTAACTATGTCATCAACCAGGACAAAGAAGCCGCTAAGGAAATTGTCACGGTCCTGGACTATCCTGCTGCTATTCATGTCGAAAAATTTTACCATGACCGGATCAAGCTCCTCCAGATTCGCCTGACCGCCTACAGTCCTATCCTCAATTGGAGTGTAGCCCAGGTCCGGCAAAAATTAAGCGATATTGTGATCTGCCTGGTCGAGAGAGGGGACCATGTCTTTATTCCGCACGGGGATGATTACCTGCGCCAGGATGACCAGATCCATATTATCGCAACCAATGAAGTCTTGAGCCAGTCTGCCTATATCGCAGGCCACAAGCAGCGGGCCAACTACCGGTCGGTAATGATTATAGGGGGAAGCCGGATCAACCGCTACCTGGTGCCCTTGCTGGACAAGCGCGGTATCCATGTCAAATTAATCGAAAAAGACCTCAAGCGAGCCGAACTCCTAGCTGATGAAATTGACCAGGCTGAGATTATTTTAGGCGACGGAACGGACCAACGTTTCTTAAGGGAGCACCGGATCGACCGTCATGATATTGTCATTTCCATGACCGATTCCGACGAAGAAAACTTGATGCTATCCCTTTTCGCCCATGAAGAAGGCGTTAAGAAAAACATTACCAAGGTTAACCGACCCAAGCTTGTCCGGCTCCTGAATGCAGAAAACCTGGATGTCATTGTCTCGCCCCGGATATCAGTTTCAGATGCCATTATCCGCCATGTACGGGCTATTCCAGAGAATAACAGTGCGCTCTTAGGCTATGCCCGATTGGCAGTGGATAAGGAAATAGCGGAAGCTATGGAATTTCAAGTCAGCGCCCAGGACCGGGTGACCCAAGCGCCAATTAAAGACCTGGCCATCAAAGACCATGTGCTCCTAGGGATGATCGTGCGCCAGGACCGACTCCATATTCCATCCGGCGACGACCAGCTCCAGGCAGGGGATGATGTCTTGATTTTTACCTCCTGCCGGGATGTCTTTAGCCTGGATGATATCTTAGAGAGGGGTGAGCGAGCCTAG
- a CDS encoding TrkH family potassium uptake protein, with product MNTSFLRFIIGRLLMILGLLMLPSILVGLYYGNPARVIWAFVITIALCELLGLALSYRQPDSDIFYQREGFALVSIIWLLYSFFGALPFYLSQSVGDFIDAFFESVSGFTTTGASVLSSSLHILPEALMFWRSFTLLIGGMGMLVFILYILPNFGARGVYVMRAELPGPVFGKVESRVSSSINILYSIYLVMTLVVMVLLRLGKVPWFEAALLAMGASGTGGFNIYSNSIAHYNSDYVDLVMAIAMFIFGMSFNFFYLLYIGKWRQVLHSEELRWYVAIIALASLIIFLNINGLYQSPFQALKDAFFNVVSVNSTTAYTNVSIANWPVTTDIVLLFLMFTGAMSGSTTSGLKIVRIAIFFKSIRQEIRRVLAPSRVQPIKFDGKRVTHDIQRSIAFYLMTYLAVFCLVLFILSHYTQSFSGAFNAVIATLNNIGYGLDLLGPSEDYAELAPFAKFIMCLTMLMGRLEIYPILLSLTPRVWKKY from the coding sequence ATGAATACGTCCTTTCTTCGTTTTATCATCGGTCGTCTGCTGATGATCCTAGGTCTCTTGATGCTTCCATCTATCCTGGTGGGACTCTATTACGGCAATCCCGCCCGGGTCATCTGGGCCTTTGTCATCACCATTGCCCTCTGCGAACTCCTTGGTTTAGCCTTGTCCTACCGCCAGCCCGATTCGGATATCTTCTACCAGCGCGAAGGCTTTGCCCTGGTTAGTATTATCTGGTTGCTCTATTCTTTTTTTGGGGCCTTGCCCTTTTATTTGAGCCAGTCAGTAGGGGACTTTATCGATGCCTTCTTTGAATCGGTCAGTGGCTTTACCACGACGGGCGCCTCTGTTCTCAGCTCCAGCCTCCATATCCTGCCTGAAGCCCTCATGTTCTGGCGGAGCTTTACGCTCTTAATTGGTGGGATGGGTATGTTGGTTTTTATCCTATACATTCTACCGAATTTCGGGGCCAGGGGGGTCTATGTCATGCGGGCCGAACTACCTGGTCCGGTCTTTGGTAAGGTAGAGTCCCGGGTCTCCAGCTCCATCAATATTCTCTACAGCATTTATTTGGTCATGACCCTAGTCGTCATGGTTCTCCTCCGCTTGGGAAAGGTTCCCTGGTTTGAAGCAGCCCTCTTAGCCATGGGGGCCTCGGGGACAGGGGGCTTTAACATTTACAGCAATTCCATTGCCCACTACAATAGCGACTATGTGGACCTCGTTATGGCCATTGCCATGTTCATCTTCGGGATGAGCTTTAACTTTTTTTACTTGCTCTATATCGGCAAGTGGCGGCAGGTCCTCCACAGTGAAGAATTGCGCTGGTATGTGGCCATCATTGCCTTGGCCAGCTTAATTATCTTCCTCAATATTAACGGCCTCTACCAGAGCCCCTTCCAAGCCTTAAAAGACGCCTTCTTCAACGTAGTATCGGTTAACTCGACTACTGCCTACACCAATGTCTCCATCGCTAATTGGCCGGTCACGACAGATATTGTCCTGCTCTTCCTCATGTTTACAGGAGCCATGTCCGGCTCGACCACTTCAGGCTTGAAAATCGTCCGGATTGCGATCTTCTTCAAGTCCATCCGCCAAGAGATCCGCCGGGTCCTAGCACCTAGCCGGGTCCAGCCCATCAAGTTTGACGGAAAAAGGGTAACCCATGATATCCAGCGCTCGATTGCCTTTTATCTGATGACTTATCTAGCTGTTTTCTGCCTGGTACTCTTTATCCTGAGCCATTACACCCAGAGCTTCAGCGGAGCCTTCAATGCGGTTATCGCCACGCTGAACAATATTGGTTATGGCCTAGACCTGCTAGGCCCTAGTGAAGACTATGCCGAATTAGCCCCTTTCGCGAAGTTCATTATGTGCCTAACCATGCTGATGGGGCGCTTGGAAATCTATCCCATCCTCCTAAGCCTAACACCACGAGTTTGGAAGAAATACTAG